Proteins from a single region of Streptomyces vinaceus:
- a CDS encoding SAM-dependent methyltransferase — translation MRTEGEVGAPDPVPDAVPVRWRTAMETALYGPDGFYVRPGGPGPAGHFRTSVHASPLYAGAVARLLRWVDAELGHPAELDLVDVGAGRGELLTGVLGALPAEVAGRVRAWAVERAERPADLDGRIRWVARPPQDARGLLFANEWLDNVPLDVAEDGHYVLVDREGTETRGPAVSAADRAWLERWWPGPGRAEIGRGRDEAWAAAVRSVSRGLAVAVDYAHTREARPPYGTLTGFRAGREVAPVPDGSCDVTAHVALDACAGEGAALLAQREALALLGVSGARPPLALASSDPAAYVRALASAGEAAELTARGGLGDFAWLVQPVGVAPWPA, via the coding sequence ATGAGGACTGAGGGAGAAGTCGGGGCTCCGGATCCGGTTCCGGATGCCGTTCCGGTCCGGTGGCGGACGGCGATGGAGACCGCGCTGTACGGGCCGGACGGGTTCTACGTACGGCCGGGCGGGCCGGGGCCGGCCGGGCACTTCCGCACGTCGGTGCACGCCTCGCCGCTGTACGCGGGGGCCGTGGCCCGGCTGCTGCGGTGGGTGGACGCGGAGCTGGGGCATCCGGCGGAGCTGGACCTGGTCGACGTCGGGGCCGGGCGGGGGGAGCTGCTGACCGGGGTGCTGGGCGCGCTGCCGGCGGAGGTCGCGGGGCGGGTGCGGGCGTGGGCCGTGGAGCGGGCGGAGCGGCCGGCGGATCTGGACGGACGGATCCGGTGGGTGGCGCGGCCGCCGCAGGACGCGCGGGGGCTGCTGTTCGCGAACGAGTGGCTGGACAACGTACCGCTGGACGTGGCGGAGGACGGGCACTACGTACTGGTCGACCGGGAGGGTACGGAGACCCGCGGGCCGGCCGTGTCGGCGGCGGACCGGGCCTGGCTGGAGCGGTGGTGGCCGGGGCCCGGCCGGGCGGAGATCGGGCGGGGGCGGGACGAGGCGTGGGCGGCCGCCGTGCGCTCGGTCTCACGGGGCCTGGCGGTGGCGGTGGACTACGCACACACCCGTGAGGCCCGGCCCCCGTACGGGACCCTGACCGGGTTCCGGGCCGGCCGGGAGGTGGCGCCGGTGCCCGACGGCAGCTGCGACGTGACGGCCCATGTGGCGCTGGACGCCTGCGCGGGGGAGGGGGCGGCGCTGCTCGCGCAGCGCGAGGCGCTGGCCCTGCTCGGGGTCTCGGGGGCCCGGCCCCCGCTGGCCCTGGCGTCGAGCGACCCCGCGGCCTACGTGCGCGCCCTGGCCTCGGCCGGCGAGGCGGCGGAACTGACCGCCCGCGGCGGTCTGGGGGACTTCGCCTGGCTGGTCCAGCCGGTGGGCGTCGCCCCCTGGCCGGCCTGA
- a CDS encoding sensor histidine kinase, producing MQRLYDFLRRHPTGVDSFWAVLLVGLGLLQVAEDSFNSTAARLIAVPSVLAMGVVVALRRKWTQQMFWLAVGVGVYKLVTHTELINSDLAMLIILYTVAASAEIPRWPSRTALAIGLAAAPAYVLAFRADQLDTSENILTAVFAVVPFALAWVLGDSLRTRRAYYAQLVERNQRLEKEREAQAKVAVAAERARIARELHDVVAHNVSVMVVQADGAAYVMDVAPEQAKEALQTISGTGRQALAEMRRLLGVLRTGEPQESEDYVPQPDVEQIEVLVEQVRAAGLTVDFEVEGAPRRLPTGVELTAYRIVQEALTNTRKHGGPDAKASVRLVYFDDGLGLLVEDDGRGAAHELYEDGGADGAGHGLIGMRERIGMVGGTLDAGPRPGGGFRISALLPLKKK from the coding sequence GTGCAGCGCCTCTACGACTTCCTCCGCAGACACCCGACGGGCGTCGACAGCTTCTGGGCTGTCCTCCTGGTCGGGCTCGGGCTGCTGCAAGTCGCCGAAGACAGTTTCAACAGCACGGCCGCGCGCCTGATCGCCGTCCCCTCGGTGCTCGCGATGGGCGTCGTGGTGGCCCTGCGCCGCAAGTGGACGCAGCAGATGTTCTGGCTCGCCGTCGGCGTCGGCGTCTACAAGCTGGTCACCCACACCGAGTTGATCAACTCCGACCTCGCGATGCTGATCATCCTGTACACGGTGGCCGCCTCGGCCGAGATCCCGCGCTGGCCGTCCCGTACGGCCCTCGCCATCGGGCTGGCCGCCGCCCCGGCGTACGTGCTGGCCTTCCGCGCGGACCAGCTCGACACCTCCGAGAACATCCTGACGGCGGTCTTCGCCGTCGTCCCCTTCGCCCTCGCCTGGGTGCTCGGCGACTCCCTGCGCACCCGCCGGGCCTACTACGCCCAGCTCGTCGAGCGCAACCAGCGCCTGGAGAAGGAGCGCGAGGCGCAGGCCAAGGTGGCCGTCGCCGCCGAGCGCGCCCGCATCGCCCGCGAACTGCACGACGTCGTCGCGCACAACGTCTCGGTGATGGTGGTCCAGGCCGACGGCGCCGCGTACGTGATGGACGTGGCCCCGGAGCAGGCCAAGGAGGCCCTCCAGACCATCTCCGGCACCGGCCGCCAGGCCCTGGCGGAGATGCGCCGGCTGCTCGGCGTGCTGCGCACCGGGGAGCCCCAGGAGTCCGAGGACTACGTGCCCCAGCCCGACGTGGAGCAGATCGAGGTCCTCGTCGAGCAGGTCCGGGCGGCCGGGCTCACGGTGGACTTCGAGGTCGAGGGCGCCCCGCGCCGACTGCCCACGGGCGTCGAGCTCACCGCGTACCGGATCGTGCAGGAGGCGCTGACCAACACCCGCAAGCACGGCGGACCGGACGCCAAGGCGAGCGTCCGGCTGGTCTACTTCGACGACGGGCTCGGCCTGCTGGTCGAGGACGACGGCCGGGGGGCGGCCCACGAGCTGTACGAGGACGGCGGCGCCGACGGCGCCGGGCACGGGCTGATCGGCATGCGCGAGCGGATCGGCATGGTCGGCGGCACCCTGGACGCGGGCCCGCGTCCGGGCGGCGGCTTCCGGATCAGCGCACTTCTCCCGCTCAAGAAGAAATGA
- a CDS encoding response regulator — MSIRVMLVDDQVLLRTGFRMVLAAQPDMEVVAEAGDGLEALEVLRSTKVDVVLMDVRMPKLDGVEATRRICERDEHPDVIILTTFDLDEYAFSGLKAGASGFMLKDVPPAELLAAIRSVHSGDAVVAPSTTRRLLDRFAPMLPTSTQEPQNKEIERLTEREREVMLLVAQGLSNGEIAARLVLSEATVKTHVGRILTKLNLRDRVQVVVLAYETGLVRAGGA, encoded by the coding sequence ATGTCCATCCGAGTGATGCTGGTCGACGACCAGGTGCTGCTGCGCACGGGCTTCCGCATGGTGCTCGCGGCCCAGCCGGACATGGAGGTCGTCGCCGAGGCCGGCGACGGCCTGGAGGCGCTGGAGGTGCTGCGGTCCACGAAGGTGGACGTGGTGCTGATGGACGTCCGGATGCCGAAGCTCGACGGGGTCGAGGCCACGCGCCGGATCTGCGAGCGCGACGAACACCCCGACGTGATCATCCTGACCACCTTCGACCTGGACGAGTACGCCTTCTCCGGGCTGAAGGCGGGCGCGAGCGGGTTCATGCTGAAGGACGTGCCGCCCGCGGAGCTGCTGGCCGCGATCCGCTCGGTGCACAGCGGTGACGCGGTGGTCGCCCCGTCCACGACCCGGCGCCTGCTGGACCGCTTCGCGCCGATGCTGCCCACGAGCACCCAGGAGCCGCAGAACAAGGAGATCGAGCGGCTGACCGAGCGCGAGCGCGAGGTCATGCTGCTGGTGGCCCAGGGCCTGTCGAACGGTGAGATCGCCGCCCGCCTGGTCCTCTCCGAGGCCACGGTCAAGACGCACGTGGGCCGCATCCTGACCAAGCTGAACCTGCGCGACCGCGTCCAGGTCGTCGTCCTCGCGTACGAGACGGGCCTGGTCCGCGCCGGCGGCGCGTAG
- a CDS encoding PH domain-containing protein has product MPAALAAPAVERRLHLLTPLRRAWVPIGATVGVAVQQADQVQRWASGLSVTLRVLVLAALVVVFGVYGFLSWWFTHYAVTDTELRIRSGLLFRRTAHIRLDRIQAIDVTRPLLARVAGVAKLRLDVIGTEDKDELAFLEEREAVALRAELLARAAGFAPAEAVSLGEAPQRELLRVAPRDLVVSLLLTLPAWGALAAGIGVPVAVWWFSGNHWATIATMLPMLGGLWSGTVGRFLGEFDWRVAESPDGLRLDHGLLDRAHETVPPGRVQTVRIVEPLLWRRRGWVRVELAVAGSKNGVLVPVASREAAQAVVARVLPGADLAALAFGPSPKAGSRWVVPVWWRGYALAVSADVFAARKGLLCRRTEIVPHAKVQSVRLTQGPWARVHGLADVHLDTGADATVTARLRPAAGAAELLDAQAARSRTSRADARPDRWMTG; this is encoded by the coding sequence ATGCCCGCCGCGCTCGCCGCGCCCGCCGTAGAGCGCCGGCTGCACCTGCTCACGCCGCTGCGCCGGGCCTGGGTGCCGATCGGCGCCACCGTCGGTGTGGCCGTCCAGCAGGCCGACCAGGTCCAGCGGTGGGCGAGCGGGCTCTCCGTGACCCTGCGCGTCCTCGTGCTCGCCGCCCTCGTCGTGGTCTTCGGCGTGTACGGGTTCCTGAGCTGGTGGTTCACCCACTACGCCGTCACCGACACCGAGCTGCGCATCCGCAGCGGGCTGCTCTTCCGGCGTACCGCGCACATCCGCCTCGACCGCATCCAGGCCATCGACGTGACCCGCCCGCTGCTGGCCCGGGTCGCCGGGGTGGCCAAGCTGCGGCTCGACGTGATCGGCACCGAGGACAAGGACGAGCTCGCCTTCCTCGAAGAGCGCGAGGCCGTCGCGCTGCGCGCCGAGCTGCTGGCCCGGGCGGCCGGTTTCGCGCCCGCAGAGGCCGTCTCGCTCGGTGAGGCGCCGCAGCGGGAGCTGCTGCGCGTCGCCCCCCGGGACCTGGTGGTGTCGCTCTTGCTCACGCTCCCTGCCTGGGGGGCGCTGGCCGCCGGGATCGGCGTGCCCGTGGCCGTGTGGTGGTTCAGCGGGAACCACTGGGCGACGATCGCGACCATGCTGCCGATGCTGGGCGGGCTCTGGTCGGGCACGGTCGGCCGCTTCCTGGGCGAGTTCGACTGGCGGGTCGCCGAGTCCCCCGACGGGCTGCGCCTCGACCACGGGCTGCTGGACCGGGCCCACGAGACGGTGCCCCCGGGGCGGGTGCAGACCGTACGGATCGTGGAGCCGCTGCTGTGGCGGCGCCGGGGCTGGGTGCGCGTGGAGCTGGCGGTGGCCGGCTCGAAGAACGGGGTGCTGGTCCCCGTGGCCTCGCGGGAAGCCGCCCAGGCGGTCGTCGCCCGCGTGCTGCCGGGCGCGGACCTGGCCGCACTCGCCTTCGGCCCCTCCCCGAAGGCCGGATCGCGGTGGGTGGTACCGGTGTGGTGGCGGGGCTACGCCCTGGCCGTCTCCGCGGACGTGTTCGCCGCCCGCAAGGGGCTGCTGTGCCGCCGTACGGAGATCGTCCCGCACGCCAAGGTGCAGAGCGTCCGGCTCACCCAGGGCCCCTGGGCGCGGGTGCACGGCCTCGCCGACGTCCACCTGGACACCGGGGCCGACGCCACGGTGACGGCCCGGCTGCGCCCGGCGGCCGGGGCCGCCGAGCTGCTGGACGCCCAGGCCGCCCGCTCCCGCACCTCCCGCGCGGACGCCCGCCCGGACCGCTGGATGACCGGCTGA
- a CDS encoding PH domain-containing protein yields METGTSGGTGRAEWVGLPGGLLRLRRLLLVTWAVPLAAGTALLLGWAAGPAWAAAGAIWLLALVWGWVLLGRNWRSWRYAERADDLLISRGVLWRAQTVVPYGRMQLVEVTSGPLERRFGLASVQLHTAAAATDAKIPGLAPDEAQRLRDRLTELGEARSAGL; encoded by the coding sequence ATGGAAACGGGGACATCGGGTGGGACGGGCCGTGCCGAGTGGGTGGGGCTCCCCGGCGGGCTGCTCAGGCTGCGCCGGCTGCTGCTGGTGACGTGGGCGGTGCCGCTCGCCGCCGGGACGGCGCTGCTGCTGGGATGGGCGGCCGGCCCGGCGTGGGCGGCCGCGGGGGCGATATGGCTGCTCGCCCTGGTCTGGGGCTGGGTGCTGCTGGGCCGCAACTGGCGGTCCTGGCGGTACGCGGAGCGCGCCGACGACCTGCTGATCAGCCGGGGCGTGCTGTGGCGGGCGCAGACCGTGGTCCCGTACGGGCGCATGCAGCTGGTCGAGGTGACCTCGGGGCCGCTGGAGCGGCGCTTCGGGCTGGCCTCCGTACAGCTGCACACGGCGGCCGCGGCCACGGACGCCAAGATTCCGGGGCTCGCCCCGGACGAGGCGCAGCGGCTGCGGGACCGGCTGACGGAGCTCGGCGAGGCAAGGTCGGCGGGTCTGTGA
- a CDS encoding NADH-quinone oxidoreductase subunit D, translating to MTETTVGIGGAAESTDMVLNIGPQHPSTHGVLRLRLVLDGERIVSAEPVVGYMHRGAEKLFEARDYRQIVMLANRHDWLSAFSNELGVVMAVERMLGMEVPERAVWMRTLLAELNRVLNHLMFLGSYPLELGGITPIFHAFREREELQAVMEEISGGRMHYMFNRVGGLKEDLPAGWLGRARAAIADVRTRMDVYDKLVHGNEIFRGRTRGVGVLSAEAVHAYGVSGPIARASGVDFDLRRDEPYLAYGELQDVLKVVTRTEGDCLARFECLLDQTHNALDLAVACLDRMAELPPGPINQRLPKVLKAPEGATYAWTENPLGINGYYLVSKGEKTPYRLKLRSASYNNIQALSVLLPGQLVADMVAILGSLFFVVGDIDK from the coding sequence ATGACGGAGACCACGGTCGGCATCGGCGGAGCGGCGGAGAGCACCGACATGGTGCTCAACATCGGACCCCAGCACCCTTCCACGCACGGCGTGCTGCGCCTGCGCCTCGTCCTGGACGGCGAGCGGATCGTCAGCGCCGAACCGGTCGTCGGCTACATGCACCGCGGCGCCGAGAAGCTCTTCGAGGCGCGCGACTACCGGCAGATCGTGATGCTCGCCAACCGCCACGACTGGCTGTCCGCGTTCTCCAACGAGCTCGGCGTGGTCATGGCCGTCGAGCGGATGCTCGGCATGGAGGTCCCCGAGCGGGCCGTGTGGATGCGGACCCTGCTCGCCGAGCTGAACCGGGTGCTGAACCACCTGATGTTCCTCGGCTCGTACCCCCTCGAACTGGGCGGTATCACCCCGATCTTCCACGCGTTCCGCGAGCGCGAGGAGCTCCAGGCCGTCATGGAGGAGATCTCCGGCGGCCGCATGCACTACATGTTCAACCGCGTCGGCGGCCTCAAGGAGGACCTCCCCGCGGGCTGGCTCGGCCGGGCGCGCGCCGCCATCGCCGACGTCCGCACCCGCATGGACGTCTACGACAAGCTGGTCCACGGCAACGAGATCTTCCGCGGCCGCACCCGCGGGGTCGGCGTGCTCTCCGCCGAAGCGGTGCACGCGTACGGGGTCTCCGGCCCGATCGCCCGCGCCTCCGGCGTCGACTTCGACCTGCGCCGCGACGAGCCCTACCTGGCGTACGGGGAGCTCCAGGACGTCCTGAAGGTGGTCACCCGCACCGAGGGCGACTGCCTGGCCCGCTTCGAGTGCCTGCTGGACCAGACGCACAACGCGCTCGACCTGGCCGTGGCCTGCCTGGACCGGATGGCCGAGCTGCCGCCCGGGCCGATCAACCAGCGCCTGCCCAAGGTGCTGAAGGCGCCCGAGGGGGCCACGTACGCCTGGACCGAGAACCCCCTCGGCATCAACGGCTACTACCTCGTCTCCAAGGGCGAGAAGACCCCGTACCGGCTGAAGCTGCGCTCCGCCTCGTACAACAACATCCAGGCGCTGTCGGTGCTGCTGCCGGGACAGCTGGTCGCGGACATGGTGGCGATCCTGGGCTCGCTGTTCTTCGTCGTGGGAGACATCGACAAGTGA
- a CDS encoding arylamine N-acetyltransferase family protein translates to MTPGLFEGYLRRLGFARPPRPTAEALFALQRAHVERVPYENLDIQLGRPPGIDPELSARRIAAGRGGYCFHLNGAFALLLEHLGFDVTRHLAGVLVAAERERLDVNGDHLALTVRAGGEEYFVDAGLGDGPYEPLPLRAGTHRQGEFTYGLGPLEGELPGWRYVYDEGPCPVVNILSAPARTADFETTHRRLSTAPDSGFVRTLALLRRDAHGTDALRGRVLTRTEPGKPTTERILNTPGEFWAVVGGVFRRELDDLSPADRAGLWDRVCAAHASWLAARR, encoded by the coding sequence ATGACCCCTGGCCTGTTCGAGGGCTACCTGCGGCGGCTCGGCTTCGCGCGTCCGCCCCGGCCCACCGCGGAGGCGCTGTTCGCGCTCCAGCGCGCCCACGTCGAGCGCGTCCCGTACGAGAACCTCGACATCCAGCTCGGCCGGCCGCCCGGCATCGATCCCGAGCTGTCCGCACGCCGCATCGCGGCCGGGCGCGGCGGGTACTGCTTCCACCTCAACGGCGCCTTCGCTCTGCTCCTGGAGCACCTCGGCTTCGACGTGACCCGCCATCTGGCCGGCGTCCTCGTCGCGGCGGAGCGCGAGCGCCTCGACGTCAACGGCGACCACCTCGCGCTGACGGTCCGCGCCGGCGGCGAGGAGTACTTCGTCGACGCCGGGCTGGGCGACGGCCCGTACGAGCCGCTTCCGCTGCGCGCCGGAACGCACCGGCAGGGGGAGTTCACGTACGGGCTCGGTCCGCTGGAGGGGGAGCTGCCCGGCTGGCGGTACGTCTACGACGAGGGCCCCTGCCCGGTGGTCAACATCCTCTCGGCGCCGGCGCGGACGGCCGACTTCGAGACCACGCACCGGCGGCTGTCGACCGCGCCGGACTCGGGCTTCGTACGGACCCTGGCCCTGCTGCGGCGCGACGCGCACGGCACCGACGCGCTGCGCGGCCGGGTGCTGACCCGGACCGAACCGGGCAAGCCGACGACCGAGCGGATCCTGAACACGCCGGGCGAGTTCTGGGCGGTGGTCGGCGGGGTCTTCCGGCGGGAGCTCGACGACCTGTCCCCGGCGGACCGCGCGGGACTCTGGGACCGGGTCTGCGCGGCCCACGCGTCGTGGTTGGCCGCCCGGCGCTGA
- a CDS encoding ABC transporter substrate-binding protein — protein sequence MSKSTRVLGAVLGAAALTASLAACGGDSLEKSKDAGSGASAPSDSGSGSAKGKIVIGAAGFTESNVLAELYAQVLKDAGYSTSITTVNNRELYEPSLEKGEIDVVPEYAATLAEFLNAKVNGPKAPEEKPVASSDVAATVAGLEKLAAPLGLKALPAGPAVDQNAFAVSKEFAQKNNLKTLSDLGKSGLKVKIAAGDECAVRPFCAPGLKKTYGIDVSGIDPKGVGTPQAKQAVKDGVDQLALTTTTDATLDTFGLVLLEDDKKLQNADNVLPVVNAKDAGSPEIAAALDKLTKVLTTADLVELNKQVDAQREKPADAAKAYLKAKGLTK from the coding sequence ATGAGCAAGTCCACGCGCGTCCTCGGCGCCGTACTGGGGGCGGCGGCCCTGACCGCCTCCCTCGCCGCGTGCGGCGGCGACAGCCTGGAGAAGAGCAAGGACGCCGGGTCGGGAGCCTCCGCGCCCTCCGACTCCGGTTCCGGTTCCGCCAAGGGCAAGATCGTGATCGGCGCGGCGGGGTTCACGGAGTCCAACGTGCTGGCGGAGCTGTACGCGCAGGTCCTCAAGGACGCGGGCTACAGCACGTCGATCACCACGGTGAACAACCGCGAGCTGTACGAGCCCTCGCTGGAGAAGGGCGAGATCGACGTCGTCCCGGAGTACGCGGCCACCCTCGCGGAGTTCCTCAACGCCAAGGTGAACGGTCCGAAGGCACCGGAGGAGAAGCCGGTCGCGTCGAGCGACGTGGCGGCGACGGTCGCGGGGCTGGAGAAGCTGGCGGCGCCGCTCGGCCTGAAGGCGCTGCCGGCGGGCCCGGCGGTCGACCAGAACGCCTTCGCGGTGTCGAAGGAATTCGCCCAGAAGAACAACCTGAAGACGCTTTCCGATCTTGGCAAGTCGGGGCTGAAGGTGAAGATCGCGGCGGGTGACGAATGCGCCGTACGGCCCTTCTGCGCGCCGGGCTTGAAGAAGACGTACGGAATCGATGTTTCCGGTATTGACCCGAAGGGCGTGGGCACCCCGCAGGCCAAGCAGGCGGTCAAGGACGGTGTCGACCAGCTGGCGCTCACCACGACCACCGACGCCACCCTCGACACCTTCGGGCTGGTGCTGCTGGAGGACGACAAGAAGCTCCAGAACGCCGACAACGTCCTGCCGGTGGTCAACGCCAAGGACGCGGGATCCCCGGAGATCGCGGCCGCCCTCGACAAGCTGACCAAGGTCCTCACGACCGCGGACCTCGTCGAGTTGAACAAGCAGGTGGACGCCCAGCGCGAGAAGCCGGCGGATGCGGCGAAGGCCTATCTGAAGGCGAAGGGCCTCACGAAGTAG
- a CDS encoding ABC transporter permease, which yields MGVLGQAWDWLADGANWSGENGVWHRLGEHVYVSGISLAIACALALPIGLWLGHIGKGGALAINVSNIGRAVPVFAVLALFMVSPLRSAGYLPTVAALVLFAVPPLLTNAYVGMREVDRSVVEAARGMGMSGGQLFWRVELPLARELVMTGLRSGAVQVIATATIAAMVGQGGLGRIITAGFNTYNTPQVFAGALLVAALALLVEGALVAADRLFPRPAAR from the coding sequence ATGGGCGTGCTGGGACAGGCCTGGGACTGGCTGGCGGACGGGGCCAACTGGTCCGGGGAGAACGGGGTGTGGCACCGGCTGGGCGAGCACGTCTACGTCAGCGGGATCTCCCTCGCCATCGCCTGCGCGCTGGCCCTGCCGATCGGCCTGTGGCTCGGCCACATCGGCAAGGGCGGGGCGCTCGCGATCAACGTCTCCAACATCGGGCGGGCCGTCCCCGTCTTCGCGGTGCTGGCCCTGTTCATGGTCTCGCCGCTGCGCAGCGCGGGCTATCTGCCCACCGTCGCCGCGCTCGTGCTCTTCGCCGTACCGCCGCTGCTGACCAACGCGTACGTGGGTATGCGCGAGGTGGACCGCTCGGTGGTGGAGGCCGCCCGGGGCATGGGCATGTCCGGCGGGCAGCTGTTCTGGCGGGTGGAACTGCCGCTCGCGCGCGAGCTGGTGATGACCGGGCTGCGTTCGGGCGCCGTCCAGGTGATCGCGACGGCCACGATCGCGGCCATGGTCGGGCAGGGCGGCCTCGGCCGGATCATCACCGCCGGTTTCAACACGTACAACACCCCGCAGGTCTTCGCGGGGGCGCTGCTGGTGGCGGCGCTGGCCCTGCTGGTCGAGGGCGCCCTGGTGGCGGCGGACCGGCTGTTCCCGCGCCCGGCGGCGCGCTGA
- a CDS encoding ABC transporter permease — MAGQNCLVANDWICWDYVTSRSQELTDATVQHVWITGVSVVIGLVVSLPLALLARRGRRWAAPVLGLTTLLYTVPSLAMFSLLLPLFGLSASLVVTGLVLYSLTILVRNAMAGLEAVPEEVREAARGMGYGPGRLLWQVELPLALPALLAGVRIATVSTVALTTVGSIVGKGGLGNLIAPAVNSSFKAQVLTASVLCVLLALVADLALLGVQRLLTPWTRATRAPRAARRAKPVPAEPAAPAATTPTKGA; from the coding sequence ATGGCCGGGCAGAACTGCCTGGTGGCGAACGACTGGATCTGCTGGGACTACGTCACGTCCCGCTCCCAGGAGCTCACCGACGCCACGGTCCAACATGTCTGGATCACGGGGGTGTCGGTCGTCATCGGCCTCGTCGTGTCCCTCCCGCTGGCCCTGCTGGCCCGCCGCGGCCGGCGCTGGGCCGCGCCCGTGCTGGGCCTGACCACCCTGCTCTACACGGTCCCCTCGCTCGCCATGTTCTCGCTGCTGCTGCCCCTCTTCGGGCTGTCGGCCTCACTCGTGGTGACCGGGCTGGTGCTGTACTCGCTGACCATCCTGGTGCGCAACGCCATGGCCGGGCTGGAGGCGGTCCCCGAAGAGGTGCGGGAGGCGGCGCGCGGGATGGGGTACGGGCCGGGGCGGCTGCTGTGGCAGGTCGAACTGCCGCTGGCGCTGCCCGCGCTGCTCGCCGGGGTGCGGATCGCCACGGTGTCTACGGTGGCGCTGACCACGGTCGGCTCCATCGTCGGCAAGGGCGGTCTGGGCAACCTCATCGCCCCGGCGGTCAACAGCTCCTTCAAGGCCCAGGTGCTCACGGCGTCCGTGCTGTGCGTGCTGCTCGCCCTGGTGGCGGACCTGGCCCTGCTCGGCGTACAGCGGCTCCTCACGCCGTGGACGCGGGCGACGCGCGCGCCGCGGGCGGCCCGGCGGGCGAAGCCGGTGCCCGCCGAGCCCGCTGCGCCCGCCGCGACGACTCCGACGAAGGGGGCCTGA
- a CDS encoding ABC transporter ATP-binding protein: MIRFEHVTKRYPDGTTAVEDLSFEVAEGELVTLVGPSGCGKTTTMKMVNRLIEPTSGRILLGGEDIASADPVELRRHIGYVIQQVGLFPHKTVLENTATVPQLIGTPKATARARAAELLELVGLDPAVYGGRYPEQLSGGQRQRVGVARALAADPPVLLMDEPFGAVDPVVRERLQNEFLALQRTVRKTILLVTHDLEEAIRLGDRIAVYGTGTIEQFARPAAVLASPATEYVASFVGADRGLKRLAVTPVERADLERADPARAAGDGKAPTADVALGASLREALALLLQEDSGRIGVTDPDSGELVGVLTPEGVHRALRRAQLQEA; this comes from the coding sequence GTGATCCGATTCGAGCATGTGACCAAGCGCTACCCCGACGGGACCACGGCCGTCGAGGACCTGTCCTTCGAGGTGGCGGAGGGTGAGCTGGTCACGCTCGTGGGCCCGTCCGGCTGCGGCAAGACGACCACGATGAAGATGGTCAACCGGCTCATCGAGCCGACCTCCGGCCGGATCCTGCTCGGCGGCGAGGACATCGCGAGCGCCGACCCCGTCGAACTGCGCCGGCACATCGGGTACGTCATCCAGCAGGTCGGGCTGTTCCCGCACAAGACGGTGCTGGAGAACACCGCGACCGTCCCGCAGCTGATCGGCACCCCGAAGGCCACGGCACGCGCCCGGGCCGCCGAGCTCCTCGAACTGGTCGGGCTGGACCCGGCCGTGTACGGGGGCCGGTACCCGGAGCAGCTGTCCGGCGGGCAGCGCCAGCGCGTCGGCGTCGCGCGGGCCTTGGCGGCCGACCCGCCGGTGCTGCTGATGGACGAGCCGTTCGGGGCGGTGGACCCGGTGGTCCGCGAGCGCCTCCAGAACGAGTTCCTGGCGCTCCAGCGGACGGTGCGCAAGACGATCCTGCTGGTCACGCACGACCTGGAGGAGGCGATCCGGCTCGGCGACCGCATCGCCGTCTACGGCACGGGCACCATCGAGCAGTTCGCCCGCCCGGCCGCGGTACTGGCCTCGCCCGCTACGGAGTACGTGGCCTCCTTCGTCGGCGCGGACCGGGGCCTGAAGCGGCTCGCGGTCACCCCGGTGGAGCGGGCCGACCTGGAGCGGGCCGACCCGGCGCGGGCGGCCGGGGACGGGAAAGCCCCCACCGCCGACGTGGCGCTGGGGGCGAGTCTGCGCGAGGCGCTCGCGCTGCTGCTGCAGGAGGACTCCGGCCGGATCGGGGTCACGGACCCGGACTCCGGTGAGCTGGTCGGCGTACTGACCCCGGAGGGGGTGCACCGGGCACTGCGCCGGGCCCAGCTGCAAGAGGCGTAA